The sequence CCTCTACAACCTCGTAAACCGCAAGAGCGAGGACGTCGTGGACTACTGCGCCCGCGAGAACATCGGCTTCATTCCCTGGTTCCCGCTGGCCGCCGGCAGTCTCGCCAAGGACGGCAGCGTCCTGAGCGACGTCGCAGGGCGCCTGAACGCCAGTCCCTCGCAGGTCGCCCTGGCGTGGGTGCTCAAGCGCAGCCCCGTCATGCTGCCCATCCCCGGCACCGGCAAGGTGGGGCACCTTGAAGAGAACGTCGCCGCCGCCAGCCTGACCCTGACCGACGAGGACTTCCGGAAGCTCGACGAGGTCGGGAAGGCCGAGTGGCACAAGGAAAGCCAGCAGCCGCGCTGAACCGTCACGTCCTCAGCCCCTCCGCGCCCTGGCCGGAGGGGCTGCTTCGTGTGGGCGGTGAGCATAAGGAGGTCTGAATGCGCGGGTACGCATCCCGTCAGCTCCCGGACGGCAGAATGCCCGGCATGACCTTTCCCCCCGTACCGGTCGTGCGCGCCCTGGTGACCGGCACGCCGCCACACCCGACCCCGCAGGCCGAGATCCGCGAGGCGGCCCGCACGCTGTTCCCGCGCATGGCCGCGCGCCCACACATGCTCGACGTGTTCGACAACGCGCAGATCGACACGCGCGCCCTGGCCCGCCCGCTGGAGTGGTACCTGCACCCGCGCGGCTTCGGTGAGAAGAACGACGTATTCCTCCAAGAGGCCCGCACGCTGATCCGGCGGCTGGCCGCCGAGGCGCTCGCTCAGGCCCAGGTCGCGCCCGGTGACGTGGACGCGGTGGTCGTTGTGAACACCAGCGGCCTGAGCACGCCCAGCCTGGACGCCGACCTGATCGGTGCCCTGGGTCTCAACCGGCATGCGGCGCGGCTGCCCGTGTGGGGCCTGGGCTGCGCGGGCGGCGCGGCTGGACTGGCCCGCGCGGCGGATCTGGTGCGCGCGGGCTTCCGGCGGGTGCTGTACGTGGCGGTGGAACTGTGCTCCCTGACCCTGGTGAAGGGCGACGAGTCGAAGAGTAACTTTGTGGGCACCGCCCTGTTCTCGGATGGGGGGGCGGCCCTCGTGGTCACCGCGCCGGACGTGCCCGGCCCGCCGCCGCTGGCCGCGATCCACGGCGCGTATTCCACGCTGATCGAGCACAGCGAGGACATCATGGGCTGGGACATCGTGGACGACGGCCTGAAGGTGCGCTTCTCCCGCGACATCCCCACCCTGGTGCGCGGCATGATGCAGGAGAACGTGCAGGAGGCGCTCACGGCACACGGCTGGTGTCGCGAGCAGGTGCAGACCTACGTGGTGCATCCCGGCGGCGTGAAGGTGCTGGGAGCCTACGAGGAGGCGCTGGCACTGCCGGACGGGGCGCTCGATGCCAGCCGCCGCGTGTTGCGCGACTACGGCAACATGAGCAGCGTGACCGTGCTGTTCGTGCTACACGAGACCCTGAAAGCAGCGCCGACTGGCCGTGCGCTGCTCAGTGCGATGGGGCCGGGGTTCAGCGCGGAGCACGTCCTGCTGGAGTTTCCCGGAACGTAGCAGAGGGGCGAGTCTCGCTGGACTCGCCCCGAATGCAGATCAGGCTGGCCTACGCGCCCTGGTTGCCGTCCACCGTCTTGTCGGGATCGGTCGCCGCGCCGCTGGCGGGCAGACCGTCCTTCATGCCGCCGTAGGTGCTGGGATTCGCGTCCTGGCCGGTGTTCGCGGCCGCGCGGGGATCGGTCGTGGAACTCACCTGCTGGGCGGTACTGGTCGTGTCACCCGCGTCGGCGTTCGCATCGCTGGCGTCGGGATAGATGCCCTGCGTGGCCGGGTCGCCGGGGTTCTTCTCGGTGCCGGTGTTCCACTGCGACTGGTCGTTGATGGTGTCCTGCGAGACGTTCGCGTGGGCCTCGCTGCCCGGTTTGCCTTCTCCCATGATCCAGCCTCCCTGCCCCCCCGAGGGGGCGCGTGTTGTGCGTGCAAGGACAGCGTACCGCCACCCCAGTTGGCTTTCGGTCGGTGGGCGTTTACAAGAACTTGCGGCTTGAGGCCGCCGGTGCAGGGTGGGAGCTGCGGGGAGTCAGGGGCTGTCGCCGCTGCCGTCCTGTCCTCCAAAGGTCATCTCCAGGCCGTCGGCGAGCTGGTTGCGTTCGGCGGCGGTCAGGCGTGCGGCCGGATGCAGGGGCAGGTACGAACGGTCGGGCATGCTGCCGCCGCGGACGGCCTTCGCGGCCTCGTCGGACTGGCGCCCAAACCCCTGGGCGTTGATGTTGAACCGCTCACGGCCCTCGGTCACGTGCCGCTGGAGCAGCCATGAGACCGGCGCGACGTTCGAGTACCACGGCCACACGGTGGCGTTGCTGTGACAGTCGGCGCAGGCCCGCACGAACAGCGCCTTGGTGTCCGGGTCGCTCCACGGCGGTGTGGCGGCAACCGGCGGATTGCTGTGGGCATGTCCGTACGGCACGAACTGGATCAGCACGAACACGGCCACGAGGCCCAGCAGGAGCCGGGGCAGCAGCCGCTGGCGGGTGGTCAGGCGCATGGAGCTCCTTCCGTGCAGGTGAACATCGCTGGATTCCCGCATCTCCCGGGCATGCCCGGCTGACACTTCGTGGTGTTCCAGGAGAGGGTCACAGCCGGTACGTCAGGAGGCGCAGGCCCATGAACACCACGAACACCGTGCCCCCCTCGTGGGCCACTACGCCCAGCGGCAGCGGCACCTTTCCGGCCACTGCCAGGGGCGCGACGATCAGGATGATCCCGAACGCGAATGCGAGGTTGGTGATGACGGTACGCCGCGCCGCGCGGGCCAGCCGCACCGCGCCTGCGAGTTTGCCCAGGTCGTTCTGCATCAGCACGACGTCTGCACTCTCGATGGCCACGTCGGTGCCGCTGGCCACGGCCACCCCCAGGTCGGCGCGTGCCAGGGCGGGCGCGTCGTTCACGCCGTCCCCGACCATCGCGACCGGGCCGGGCAGTTCCCCGATGATGCGGAGCTTGTCCTCGGGGAGCAGTTCGGCGCGGAATTCGGTGAGGCCCAGGCTGGCCGCGACCGTCTGGGCGACCTCCTGCTTGTCGCCGGTGAGCATGACGGGGTGCGCGATTCCGCTGCTCCGCAGGCCCTGGATGGCCTGGGCGATCCCAGGCCGCAGCGCGTCTGCGACGCCCATGATGCCCAGCACGGCGCTGCCGCGCCCGATGATCACTGTGGAACTGCCCTCGCCGTTCAGGGTCGTGAGGGCCGCCCGCTGCCCGGCGCTCAGCACGGCGTTCTCGCGCTGCGCGAGCCGCAGGTTGCCCGCCCAGACCTTCTGACCCTGCTCGTCGACCGCCTCGATTCCGTGACCGGGAATGGCCTGCGCGTCCTGCACGTGCTCTGGCGCGGCGTGGCGCTCGCGGGCGGCCGTCACGATCGCCTGCGCGATGGGATGCTCGCTGTGCCCTTCCAGCCCGGCGGCCAGGGCAAGCGTCGCCCCCTCATCGTCCGCGACGATCTGCGTGAGGGTCATCTTGGCCTGGGTCAGGGTGCCAGTCTTGTCGAAGGCGACGGTCTGCACGCCGGCCAGTGCGTCCAGCGCCGCCGAACTCTTGAACAGCACGCCGTGCCGCGCGGCGGCGGCCATGGCGGAGAGCATCACGGCGGGCGTCGAGATCACGACCGCGCAGGGCGAGGCGACCACCATGAACGTCATCGCGCGGTACCACGCCTGATCGACGGGCAGCGTGAAGCCATACCGCAGCAGCGCATATACCAGCGGCACGCTGAGCAGCACGATCAGCGCGTACGGGCTCTCCCAGCGCTCGGTGACGCTCTCCGTGCGGCTCTTCTGCGTCTGCGCTTCCTCCATCAGCGACACCAGCCGGGCCAGGGTGCTCTCGCCGGCGGGGCGCGTGACCTCGGCCTCGACGCTGCCGTTCAGGTTCACGGTGCCCGAGGCCAGGGCCGCGCCGGGGGCCTTGTCGATGGGCACGCTCTCGCCGGTGATGGGACTCTCGTCCACGCTGGTGGTTCCCCTTGTCACGCGGGCATCGGCGGCGATCCGCTCACCGGGTTTCACGACCAGCACGTCGCCAATCCTGATCTCGCCCAGCTGGCACCACTTCTCCACGCCGTCCCGGCGGACGGTCGCACCTTCCGGGTTCAGGTTCATCAGGGCCTGGATGGCGCTGGACGTGCGGCCCATTGCCCAGTCCTGGAGGGTGTTGCTCAGCGAGAACAGGAACAGCAGAATCGCGCCGTCTGCCGCCTGTCCGATGCTCGCGGCCCCCAGGGCGGCCAGCACCATCAGCAGGTCCACGTCCAGTTTCTTCTCGACGAACAGCGAGTGCAGCGCCTCGCGCCCGGCGGGAATGCCGCCCGCGAGGTACGCGACGAGGTACCCGCCCCACATGACGGCGGGGACGTGCAGGAGGTATTCCCCGGCCAGACCGATCAGGAGGCCCAGCAGGGTCAGGCCGGTCAGGGTGACGGCCGCGCGGAGTTGGGGAGTCAGGACGAACCGCCTGGAGGCTGGAGCCTCGGCGCGGGGAAGGTGGGCAGGGGTGGAGGTGGTCAAGGGAACTCCTGGGTGAGAAAGGATATCATTAATAGGAATGATTCTCAGTAAGGAGATTCTACTCTGCCCATCCCCCGGACTCAACGCATTAACCGGAGTGGAGAAGTCGGGAATTGTGGCCCCGTGTGCGGTAGCCGGACGCAGCCCAGTTCGCATGTGCCTGTGCTCAGCGTGCCGACGGCAGGTAGGCCGGGCCATGCTCCCTCGCATCCCACACGGCGTCCAGATCAGGCAATGCCAGCCATTGCCCTGCAAGTGTCTCCCTAAGCGTCTGAAAGTCCGGCACGACCCCTGTGCAGACGAAGATCAGCGTCAGTCCCTTGCCAGCGCCACCTGTACCGACGGCACCTCCAGGTAAACGAGCCGCACCAACTCTGTCCGGTCAGGACTCTCGTGCTTCCACCGCCACCAGCGGCAGGTCGTTTGCCCGCGCGAGCGTCAGCCAGTGCGCGGTTGGATGCCGCGCGATGACCGACCCAGCATCGGGTCCGATGACCTCGGCCCAGCGCTGCGCGAAGCGGGCTTCCAGGGGCGCAGCGGCCACCCAGCCGTCGGCCGTGCGGTACAGGCGGTAGATGTTCTGCGCGCCCGACAGCATGCCGCCCGGCGCGGTCAGGCCCACCGTGAACGGCTGCGCGGCGAAGCGGGCGGCGTCGGCCAGCCCCACCACCCGCTCGCGCGCCGCCGATCCGCGCTCGCGGCCCAGCAGCAGCGCCAGCGCCGCCGCGTAGGCCTCGCGGCTTCCGACCATGTCGGCCAGCAGCGTGCGCGGCATGACCGGCACGGCCGGGTCAATCAGGCCCGCCTCCACCTGATACGTCAGATCATGGCCGGGTTCCTCCGGTGCACGGCGGTCGCCCACGATCAGCACGCGGCACAGGGCCGGGTAGCGGTCGTCCAGCAGGGTTCGTCCCAGCCCGAGGCGCTCCAGGGCCGACGGCCGGAACGACGTGAGCAGCAGGTCGGCGCCAGTCAGCAGGCTCAGCAGGTCCGTCGTTCCTTCGGGCGTCTTCAGGTTCAGGGGCCGCACCTCGACGCCCTGGTGCAGGTTCGCGTACCAGCCGGGAGCCATCCAGGCCAGCGGATCGCCTGCCGGGGGTTCGATCTTCACGATCCGTGCGCCGTCATCCCGCAGACTGGCCGCCGCGACCGGGCCGGGCACGTTCAGCGCGAGGGTGACGACCGTGAAGCCTTGCAGCGGGCCGGGCATACGCCCATTGTGCCCCGGCCTGCGCTCAGCCGGGCCGCGCCCCCCGCGTCACCGTGAGGTCGTGCACGCCACCCTCCCGCTGCACCCGGAACCGGCTGGTAACTCCCGCCGCCTGCACCAGCGGCACCTCGTCGTAGAGCGTCCCGGTCATGTCCAGACCGTCGTAGTCCAGCACCACGTCCCCCACGCGCAGGCCGGCGAGGTCGGCGGGGCCACCCTCCTGCACCACCGTACAGCGCAGCCCCACGCCGTCCGACAGGGCTTCGAAGCCCGCGCCCAGCAGTCCACGGGTGCGCAGGCGGGGAATGAACTTGTGAATCAGGCGGATCTGCCCCCGGTGGTTCAGCTCGTCCTCGAACACGTGGAACCACATGAAATGCCGGTTGCCTGTGGTGCTCCACAGCGCCAGCGGCTCGTCCAGCCAGGCGTCGTCGTGCACGGCGAACCGCCGCAGCGTCTCGGCACGCACCTCCGCGAGCTGCGTCAGGTAATGCCGCAGCGGACGACCCCGGATCGCCTCGCGGCCCCGTGTGCCCAGGTCGAGCCCCGGCAGCCAGCGTGGATCGAGGAGCGTTTCCGGATCGGCGGGGTGGTCGAACGTCGCGTGCTGGTAGTAGGCCTCCACCGCCGCGAAGTGTTCCAACAGCATGCCCGCACTGTTTCCGAACTCCGGTGGAATCAGGTCGAGTTCCTCCACGCTCAGGCCCTGCACCGCCTGCAGAGTCGTCGCGCGGGCGTACTCCATCATGCCGACCAGCCGCGCGATCATGGGGGTGAAACCGGGCCGGTTGGAGAGCAGCAGGTCGGGCATGGAGTCAAGCGTACTGCGGGGTCATGACGTTACCTGCCGCACTTCTGGACGTTCACGGTGGGTCGGGGTTGCAGGGGGCGAGGTGCCCTCCCGTCTGTTTTGTAATCCGATCAAACCCACCTCGGATGATGTCAATGAAGGTGAGGTGAACGGATCCTCGTCAGTGTTCTCACATCTTCCACAGGAATGCTGGAGGAGCCAAAGCGGGCGCGCCCTCTGGCACAGGAGCCGCACATGCCAAACCGAACGCCGTCCTCGCCGGGCTGGGCACTCACCCCGCCGTCCGCTGCCCTTCACGCCTTCCTGGGCACCCTGCCCACCCCGCCCCGCCTGCTTGGCCTGGGCGAACCGAGCCACGCCATCGACGCGTTCCCAGCGTGGGCCCACCGCCTGCTCCGAACGCTGGTCGAGGAACATGGCTACCTTTCCATTGCCATCGAGAGTGATGCCATTGCTGGCCTGCGGGTGAACGACCACGTCATGACCGGCCGAGGCACCGTGGATGACGTCCTGTTTACCGGGTTCAGCCACGGCTTCGGGGCCCGGCCAGCCAACCGGGCACTGGTCGAGTGGCTGCGGGACTTCAATACGAACCGTGATCCTGCCGATCAGGTGCGGTTCTACGGCTTCGATGCCTCCACTGAGACCATGTGGGCGGCCAGCCCGCGCGCGTCCCTGCTGGCCCTCCATGGCTTCCTGGCAGCGCACCTGCCTGCGCTGCCCGCCGACGAAGCCACCATTGTCCGCCTGTGCGGAGACGACGCGCGCTGGACGAACCGGGCCGCCGCGATGGACGCCACGCAGTCCGTGGGGGCCGACGGGCACGCCCGGAGCCTGCGCTGGCTGGCCGATGACCTGCAGAGCATTCTGGAAGCGGAACTGGCCCGGCTGTCCGCGCACCCCGACGCCCTGTGGCATGCCCGCATGCACGCCCGGACGGCCCTGGGGCTGCTGCGTTATCACGCCGTGATGGCCGACGCGGCGCCCCACCGCCTGGCCCGCATGCTCACGCTGCGGGACGCGGTCATGGCCGATCACCTGCGTGCCCTGGCCGAACGTGAGGCGCCGCGCGGCCCGACCCTAGTCTTCGCCCACAACCAGCACCTGCACCGTCACCTCAACCAGTGGCGGTTCGGAGGACAGGTGCTGGACTGGTGCCCCGTCGGCGTTCGCTTGACCGAACGGCTGGGCGACCGCTACGCCTTCATCGTCACGGCCGTCGGCGAGGGCGAGGGCCTGCCGGTGCCGGCGCCGGACACCGTGGAAGGTTGGTTGACTGGGCAGTCAACGTCGCCCCGGCTGTACGCCACGCGCGACCTGCTGCCCACCGTTCCCGAGTCCCTGAGGAGACGGACGGACACGGCCGGGAACCACGCCTATTCCCCCATGAAACCCGAACACCTCCAGCAGACGGACGGGGTGCTCTTCCTCCCCAGGGTCGGGCCGCCGATGTCCACGCCGGCAGGGTGATCCGAGCGACGGCTGGCCGACAGCTTGGGCGAGTCCATCCCCCACTCCCTTCAAACCGAGTTCCGGGGTGGTTGCGATGTCAGCCCTTCACTTCCGCCACGAGGTTCAGCACGGCCTTCTTCAGGAATGGAGCCCCCTGACCCTCGGCCAGCAGCTCGCCGGTCGCGCCGTCCACGATGCGCGCCTGGGCCCGGGCCGCGCCGCCGCCATCGCGTTCCACGACGATCTCGATGCGCTGCCCCGGCCCCAAGGCCTGTCCGGCGTAGTTCACGCACCAGTCGGTCCAGTTCACGTTCTCCACGGGAGCCTTGTTGGCCTTCGCCTCCTGTTTCTCGTGGTAGGCGTGCGTTCTCTGATCCACGTGCGTGCGGATGACCTCGAAGCGCTCGGGGCTGCTCAGCGACTCGAAGGGCACCTCGTCGCCGCTGTGCGGGTGATGCACCGTGGATTCCGGCGTGAGCTTCTGCACCACGTTCGCCATGATCCGCACCTCGGCCGGGTGGGCGGAGGCGTCCCAGGGCAGGTCGTCATCTGCTCCCCCGGCGGCCTCCACCAGCCGGGCGACCATGCGCCGCTGCTCGGGCTCCAGCTCGGTCAGGATCTTAGCGGCAGGTTTCAGGGCGCGGGCCTGCCGCTCACTCTGCGGGGCGATGCCCAGGGGTTCGAGCACCCGGGCGGTCTCGGCGGCGTCGATCAGGCGGCCGGCCTGCGTGCGCGTGAAGCCCCAGCGCTGTTCCAGGTACTCCTCGAAACTCTCGAAGCTGGCGCGGTACAGCTGGTTGTCGCGGATCTGGGCGAGCGCCTCGCCGGTCCGCTGGAAGTCGCGCAGGCCGTCGCGCACGGTGCGTTCCAGGGCGTCCATGCGGGCGCGCTCGTGGGGTTCCAGGGCGGTCGGGGCGGGGGAGACGTGCATGGTCATCAGGGGAAACCTCGGAGGAGTGGGATGTCGGGCGCAGGGTAGCAAACG comes from Deinococcus sp. KSM4-11 and encodes:
- a CDS encoding heme-binding domain-containing protein; translated protein: MRLTTRQRLLPRLLLGLVAVFVLIQFVPYGHAHSNPPVAATPPWSDPDTKALFVRACADCHSNATVWPWYSNVAPVSWLLQRHVTEGRERFNINAQGFGRQSDEAAKAVRGGSMPDRSYLPLHPAARLTAAERNQLADGLEMTFGGQDGSGDSP
- a CDS encoding DUF664 domain-containing protein, which translates into the protein MPDLLLSNRPGFTPMIARLVGMMEYARATTLQAVQGLSVEELDLIPPEFGNSAGMLLEHFAAVEAYYQHATFDHPADPETLLDPRWLPGLDLGTRGREAIRGRPLRHYLTQLAEVRAETLRRFAVHDDAWLDEPLALWSTTGNRHFMWFHVFEDELNHRGQIRLIHKFIPRLRTRGLLGAGFEALSDGVGLRCTVVQEGGPADLAGLRVGDVVLDYDGLDMTGTLYDEVPLVQAAGVTSRFRVQREGGVHDLTVTRGARPG
- a CDS encoding CoA transferase, giving the protein MPGPLQGFTVVTLALNVPGPVAAASLRDDGARIVKIEPPAGDPLAWMAPGWYANLHQGVEVRPLNLKTPEGTTDLLSLLTGADLLLTSFRPSALERLGLGRTLLDDRYPALCRVLIVGDRRAPEEPGHDLTYQVEAGLIDPAVPVMPRTLLADMVGSREAYAAALALLLGRERGSAARERVVGLADAARFAAQPFTVGLTAPGGMLSGAQNIYRLYRTADGWVAAAPLEARFAQRWAEVIGPDAGSVIARHPTAHWLTLARANDLPLVAVEARES
- a CDS encoding cation-translocating P-type ATPase, which codes for MTTSTPAHLPRAEAPASRRFVLTPQLRAAVTLTGLTLLGLLIGLAGEYLLHVPAVMWGGYLVAYLAGGIPAGREALHSLFVEKKLDVDLLMVLAALGAASIGQAADGAILLFLFSLSNTLQDWAMGRTSSAIQALMNLNPEGATVRRDGVEKWCQLGEIRIGDVLVVKPGERIAADARVTRGTTSVDESPITGESVPIDKAPGAALASGTVNLNGSVEAEVTRPAGESTLARLVSLMEEAQTQKSRTESVTERWESPYALIVLLSVPLVYALLRYGFTLPVDQAWYRAMTFMVVASPCAVVISTPAVMLSAMAAAARHGVLFKSSAALDALAGVQTVAFDKTGTLTQAKMTLTQIVADDEGATLALAAGLEGHSEHPIAQAIVTAARERHAAPEHVQDAQAIPGHGIEAVDEQGQKVWAGNLRLAQRENAVLSAGQRAALTTLNGEGSSTVIIGRGSAVLGIMGVADALRPGIAQAIQGLRSSGIAHPVMLTGDKQEVAQTVAASLGLTEFRAELLPEDKLRIIGELPGPVAMVGDGVNDAPALARADLGVAVASGTDVAIESADVVLMQNDLGKLAGAVRLARAARRTVITNLAFAFGIILIVAPLAVAGKVPLPLGVVAHEGGTVFVVFMGLRLLTYRL
- a CDS encoding erythromycin esterase family protein, whose product is MPNRTPSSPGWALTPPSAALHAFLGTLPTPPRLLGLGEPSHAIDAFPAWAHRLLRTLVEEHGYLSIAIESDAIAGLRVNDHVMTGRGTVDDVLFTGFSHGFGARPANRALVEWLRDFNTNRDPADQVRFYGFDASTETMWAASPRASLLALHGFLAAHLPALPADEATIVRLCGDDARWTNRAAAMDATQSVGADGHARSLRWLADDLQSILEAELARLSAHPDALWHARMHARTALGLLRYHAVMADAAPHRLARMLTLRDAVMADHLRALAEREAPRGPTLVFAHNQHLHRHLNQWRFGGQVLDWCPVGVRLTERLGDRYAFIVTAVGEGEGLPVPAPDTVEGWLTGQSTSPRLYATRDLLPTVPESLRRRTDTAGNHAYSPMKPEHLQQTDGVLFLPRVGPPMSTPAG
- a CDS encoding type III polyketide synthase — its product is MTFPPVPVVRALVTGTPPHPTPQAEIREAARTLFPRMAARPHMLDVFDNAQIDTRALARPLEWYLHPRGFGEKNDVFLQEARTLIRRLAAEALAQAQVAPGDVDAVVVVNTSGLSTPSLDADLIGALGLNRHAARLPVWGLGCAGGAAGLARAADLVRAGFRRVLYVAVELCSLTLVKGDESKSNFVGTALFSDGGAALVVTAPDVPGPPPLAAIHGAYSTLIEHSEDIMGWDIVDDGLKVRFSRDIPTLVRGMMQENVQEALTAHGWCREQVQTYVVHPGGVKVLGAYEEALALPDGALDASRRVLRDYGNMSSVTVLFVLHETLKAAPTGRALLSAMGPGFSAEHVLLEFPGT